One Shewanella sp. MR-4 DNA window includes the following coding sequences:
- a CDS encoding rhodanese-related sulfurtransferase: MSNVVVCALYKFVSLPHFESLREPLLSMMEQAEIKGTLLLASEGINGTVAGTQAAIDALLAWLNNQNGLENIVYKLSFDDEMPFYRTKVKLKKEIVTMGVEGIDPLKVVGTYVKPQDWNALISDPEVILVDTRNDYEVQIGTFKNAINPVTETFREFPDYVKQNLDPAKHKKVAMFCTGGIRCEKSTAYLKEQGFEEVYHLEGGILKYLEEVKQEESLWEGECFVFDNRVAVDHDLKKGQYDQCNACRMPITEAEKLSPAYVQGVSCPHCIDKISDEQRKRFVERERQVNLAKSRNEAHIGSDVNQVIEARRQKKEALRQQSAEKNKAKQ, translated from the coding sequence ATGTCTAACGTTGTTGTTTGTGCTTTATATAAGTTTGTTTCATTACCGCATTTTGAGTCGCTGCGTGAGCCACTCCTGTCCATGATGGAACAGGCCGAGATTAAAGGCACATTGTTGCTGGCAAGTGAGGGGATTAACGGCACTGTGGCCGGCACTCAAGCGGCTATCGACGCACTGCTGGCTTGGCTGAATAACCAAAATGGCCTTGAAAACATCGTTTACAAGTTATCTTTTGACGACGAAATGCCTTTCTACCGCACTAAGGTGAAGCTGAAAAAAGAAATCGTCACCATGGGCGTCGAGGGTATCGATCCGCTTAAAGTGGTCGGCACCTATGTAAAACCACAGGACTGGAACGCGCTGATTTCCGATCCTGAAGTCATCCTAGTGGATACCCGCAACGACTATGAAGTGCAAATCGGCACCTTTAAAAATGCCATTAACCCAGTGACCGAAACCTTCAGAGAATTCCCTGATTATGTGAAGCAGAATCTCGATCCTGCCAAGCATAAAAAAGTCGCGATGTTCTGTACTGGCGGTATTCGCTGCGAAAAATCGACCGCTTATTTAAAAGAGCAAGGCTTTGAAGAAGTTTATCACCTCGAAGGTGGCATCCTTAAATACCTCGAAGAGGTAAAACAGGAAGAAAGCCTGTGGGAAGGCGAATGTTTCGTCTTCGATAACCGCGTCGCCGTTGACCATGATTTGAAGAAAGGCCAATACGATCAATGTAATGCTTGTCGTATGCCGATCACTGAAGCCGAAAAATTAAGTCCAGCCTATGTGCAAGGTGTTAGCTGCCCACATTGTATCGATAAGATTTCAGACGAGCAGCGTAAGCGTTTCGTTGAACGTGAGCGCCAAGTAAACTTAGCGAAATCACGTAACGAAGCACACATTGGTAGTGATGTGAATCAAGTGATTGAAGCTCGTCGTCAAAAGAAAGAAGCACTGCGCCAGCAATCGGCTGAAAAGAACAAGGCTAAGCAATAA
- the crr gene encoding PTS glucose transporter subunit IIA — translation MGFLSRIRRLVSGQPQLAGGIMVYAPVNGEIVAIEKVPDVVFAEKIVGDGIAIAPKGDTIVAPIDGTIGKIFETNHAFSIESPQGLELFVHFGVGTVELRGRGFSRLAEEGQEVKVGDPILSFDIDYLKDQVDSLLTPVVLANMEDVKYLDKAQGSVTAGKDAIFTVQL, via the coding sequence ATGGGATTTTTAAGCCGAATAAGGCGATTGGTATCGGGACAACCACAACTGGCTGGCGGCATTATGGTTTACGCCCCAGTGAACGGGGAAATTGTGGCCATTGAAAAGGTCCCCGATGTGGTGTTTGCAGAGAAAATTGTCGGTGATGGTATCGCCATTGCACCAAAGGGAGACACGATTGTCGCCCCAATCGACGGCACCATAGGTAAGATTTTTGAGACGAATCATGCTTTTAGTATCGAATCGCCACAGGGATTAGAGCTTTTCGTGCACTTTGGCGTAGGAACCGTTGAGCTAAGGGGCCGAGGTTTTAGCCGTTTGGCGGAGGAAGGCCAAGAGGTCAAAGTGGGCGATCCTATTCTGTCTTTCGATATTGATTACTTAAAAGATCAAGTCGATAGCCTACTCACTCCCGTTGTGCTGGCCAATATGGAAGATGTGAAATACTTAGATAAGGCTCAAGGTAGCGTCACCGCAGGTAAAGACGCGATTTTTACCGTCCAGCTTTAA
- the ptsP gene encoding phosphoenolpyruvate--protein phosphotransferase encodes MSITGIIVSSGIAFGQALHLTHAEHHLDYRPIPLSRLPQQQTKFVKALQALQQQLNHSQTKLDPQSENYQLIEADLLLLEDEELIAQVKEAIRTLQLSASVAVERVFAHQANELESLDDPYLANRAQDVRCLGQRLVSAINGRLDQGLAQLTEPTILLAQDLTPAEFALLPKEQISGIVLKTGGLTSHTAILARAAGIPAILNCQFDAEFIPNGTPLVLDALSGELFVNPAPEQQARLTVTLHHEQARRAALQTYRDVPAKTQDGHLVGLMANVGNLNDITHVSDVGADGIGLFRTEFMLMHTSTLPDEKAQYNLYCEALHALGGKTFTIRTLDIGADKELPCLCQEVEDNPALGLRGVRYTLAHPELFKTQLRAILRAANHGPIRLMFPMVNQVEELDQIFALIAECQDALEEEEKGFGELSYGIVVETPAAVMNLASMLPRLDFVSIGTNDLTQYAMAADRTNPQLTRDYPSLSPAILGLIKMTVEQAKAAGVKVSLCGELASSPQMVPLLIGMGLDELSVNLSALLEVKAAVCQGQLAKFSALAHTAMQQNRISELQQCITNYK; translated from the coding sequence ATGTCGATTACGGGGATCATAGTGTCATCGGGGATTGCCTTCGGACAGGCACTCCACCTTACCCACGCCGAACATCACCTCGATTATCGCCCTATTCCCCTTTCACGGCTCCCGCAGCAACAGACTAAATTTGTAAAAGCCCTGCAGGCGCTGCAGCAACAACTCAACCACAGCCAAACAAAGCTCGATCCACAAAGTGAAAACTATCAATTAATTGAAGCCGATTTATTATTGCTTGAGGACGAGGAGCTTATCGCTCAAGTAAAGGAAGCGATCCGCACCTTACAACTGTCAGCAAGCGTGGCAGTTGAGCGGGTCTTCGCCCACCAAGCCAACGAGCTTGAATCCTTAGACGATCCTTATCTTGCCAATCGAGCCCAAGATGTGCGTTGTCTTGGGCAGCGCTTAGTCTCGGCCATCAACGGACGATTAGATCAAGGTTTAGCGCAGCTGACAGAGCCGACGATTCTTTTAGCTCAAGATCTGACTCCCGCCGAATTTGCCCTACTCCCCAAGGAGCAGATCAGCGGCATAGTGCTCAAAACTGGTGGGTTAACCAGTCATACGGCAATTTTAGCCCGTGCGGCGGGGATCCCCGCCATTCTCAACTGTCAGTTCGATGCCGAGTTTATTCCCAATGGCACCCCCTTGGTACTCGATGCCTTAAGCGGTGAGCTTTTTGTTAATCCTGCCCCCGAGCAGCAGGCTCGCTTAACCGTTACATTGCACCATGAACAAGCTAGACGTGCCGCCCTACAGACTTACCGTGATGTGCCAGCCAAGACTCAGGATGGACACCTCGTAGGCCTTATGGCTAACGTGGGCAACTTAAACGATATCACCCATGTTAGCGATGTCGGTGCCGATGGTATTGGTCTATTTCGTACCGAGTTTATGTTGATGCACACCAGCACATTGCCGGATGAGAAAGCCCAATACAATCTCTACTGTGAAGCCTTGCATGCATTAGGCGGTAAAACTTTTACGATCAGAACCTTAGATATTGGTGCCGACAAAGAGCTACCCTGCCTCTGTCAGGAGGTCGAGGATAATCCCGCCCTGGGCCTACGCGGAGTTAGATACACCCTCGCGCATCCAGAGCTGTTTAAGACCCAGCTTAGGGCGATTTTACGGGCGGCCAACCATGGTCCCATTCGACTTATGTTTCCTATGGTGAATCAGGTCGAGGAGCTCGATCAGATTTTTGCCCTCATCGCCGAGTGCCAAGATGCCCTCGAAGAGGAAGAAAAAGGTTTTGGAGAGCTCAGTTACGGCATAGTGGTCGAAACCCCCGCCGCAGTGATGAATCTTGCCTCCATGCTGCCAAGGTTAGATTTTGTGAGCATAGGCACCAATGACTTAACCCAATATGCCATGGCGGCGGATCGCACCAATCCGCAATTGACACGGGATTATCCTTCCCTGTCACCAGCAATTTTAGGGCTCATCAAGATGACCGTCGAGCAAGCCAAAGCCGCCGGGGTCAAAGTGTCACTGTGTGGCGAACTTGCCAGCTCGCCACAGATGGTCCCCCTCCTTATCGGCATGGGGCTCGATGAACTCAGCGTGAACTTAAGTGCGTTATTGGAGGTGAAAGCCGCCGTTTGCCAAGGGCAATTGGCGAAATTTTCTGCGTTAGCGCACACCGCCATGCAACAGAATAGAATTTCAGAACTACAGCAGTGTATAACAAACTATAAATAA
- a CDS encoding HPr family phosphocarrier protein has product MYEKSVTITAKHGIHTRPAALLVKEAKTFNCDVLVECNGKQASAKSLFKLQTLGLYHGVTVRVFAEGEQAQEAVEKVSELLITLS; this is encoded by the coding sequence ATGTACGAAAAATCTGTCACTATCACCGCAAAACATGGTATTCATACCCGCCCTGCCGCCCTGTTAGTGAAAGAAGCGAAAACTTTCAACTGCGATGTATTAGTTGAATGCAATGGCAAGCAGGCCAGCGCCAAAAGCTTATTTAAATTGCAAACATTAGGTCTGTATCATGGCGTGACCGTGAGGGTGTTTGCCGAGGGTGAGCAGGCGCAGGAAGCGGTTGAGAAAGTCTCGGAACTGCTCATTACCTTAAGTTAA
- a CDS encoding ACT domain-containing protein gives MRMTLAVHTRQYTIHSFSPNAQLPSEVFAEELYFIGKTEEGLTVVVSSELELDSLEQEAHWCCFEVLGPLGFSMTGILSKISGTLADVQISIFALSTFDTDYILVKKNCLQSAIAALKKAGYKIIESNEAP, from the coding sequence ATGCGCATGACCTTAGCCGTTCATACACGGCAGTATACAATCCACAGTTTCAGCCCTAATGCCCAACTACCGAGCGAGGTCTTTGCCGAGGAACTCTACTTTATAGGCAAAACGGAGGAAGGACTGACTGTGGTGGTGTCTAGCGAACTTGAGCTCGACAGTTTAGAGCAAGAAGCCCATTGGTGCTGTTTTGAAGTCTTAGGCCCGCTGGGATTTTCGATGACAGGCATTTTATCGAAAATTTCCGGTACCTTAGCAGATGTGCAGATCAGTATTTTTGCCCTTTCCACCTTCGATACCGACTATATTTTGGTAAAGAAAAATTGTCTCCAAAGCGCCATTGCCGCCTTAAAAAAGGCGGGTTACAAGATTATTGAGTCGAACGAAGCGCCATAA
- a CDS encoding methyl-accepting chemotaxis protein yields the protein MITFLRRFTILQRLMLMLVMAAIGTVCFASFSIKEQYSNLIEQKWLQIDGQLGSILSVIDVYRQDAVNGKLTEQEAQQAAAKLIDQTRYAGVGYFIVIDDNNQILAHGENPNMIGTSAQNFKLPNGTNPLMTMLSQARQQGKATLEYPIANPISKVVEDKLAEARYYPEWGWTVFTGAYLSDVRESLDSVIIDYLIIMFLISVPIFAFFLVLNHSITSPLNDAINALEDISQGEGDLSQRLTTQGKDEVAHLAHAFNLFAQKIGDMVGHLQPLGHSLDNDAKQLMLAVEESNQSAEHIHRETGSVATAVNQMLSTTHEMASNTQQAADAANSVKNQAQQSQAVIDDTVRDTEKLVQELKASEVITQKLGQSSAQIGSILDVIRSIAEQTNLLALNAAIEAARAGSHGRGFAVVADEVRALANRTQDSTNEIQKIISDIQMGVNSVMKSNSQTQTQSDELQAKAREAGNAMAAILQLIAHISDMNTQLASATEEQSLVTEEINRNICNISELTEVSVKANESNSRAAQSLQDISQDMSCTLGQFKI from the coding sequence ATGATCACATTCTTGCGCCGATTCACCATCCTGCAACGACTCATGCTGATGTTAGTGATGGCAGCCATTGGTACAGTTTGTTTTGCGAGTTTCTCCATAAAGGAGCAATACAGCAATCTTATTGAGCAAAAGTGGTTACAAATCGATGGCCAGCTCGGCAGCATACTGAGCGTAATTGATGTGTATCGACAGGATGCCGTAAACGGCAAACTAACAGAGCAAGAAGCGCAACAAGCGGCGGCAAAACTGATTGATCAGACCCGCTATGCTGGTGTTGGCTACTTTATTGTGATCGATGATAACAACCAAATCTTGGCCCATGGCGAAAACCCAAACATGATTGGTACCTCGGCGCAAAATTTTAAGCTGCCCAATGGCACCAATCCGCTTATGACCATGCTGTCTCAAGCACGGCAACAGGGTAAGGCCACCTTGGAATATCCCATTGCCAATCCAATTTCTAAAGTCGTTGAAGATAAACTCGCCGAAGCCCGCTATTACCCAGAATGGGGCTGGACTGTATTCACCGGCGCTTACCTGAGTGATGTAAGAGAGAGCCTAGATAGCGTGATTATCGATTATTTGATTATCATGTTTTTAATATCTGTGCCTATTTTTGCCTTCTTCCTGGTTTTAAATCACTCGATCACCTCTCCCTTGAACGATGCCATTAATGCCCTTGAGGATATTTCACAAGGTGAAGGCGACTTAAGCCAGCGCTTAACCACGCAGGGCAAAGACGAAGTAGCACACCTTGCCCACGCCTTTAACTTGTTTGCCCAGAAAATTGGCGACATGGTGGGACATTTACAGCCTCTTGGCCATTCTCTCGATAATGATGCTAAACAGTTAATGCTGGCCGTCGAAGAATCTAACCAAAGCGCCGAGCACATCCACCGTGAAACCGGTAGCGTGGCGACCGCAGTAAATCAAATGCTTTCGACCACCCATGAGATGGCAAGCAACACCCAGCAGGCTGCCGATGCCGCTAACAGCGTGAAAAATCAGGCTCAGCAAAGCCAAGCTGTGATTGATGATACTGTGCGTGATACTGAAAAATTGGTGCAAGAGCTCAAGGCATCAGAAGTCATTACCCAAAAACTCGGACAATCCTCGGCGCAAATTGGCAGCATCCTCGATGTGATCCGCTCCATTGCCGAACAAACAAATCTGTTAGCGCTCAATGCCGCCATTGAGGCCGCCCGCGCCGGCAGTCATGGCCGCGGTTTTGCCGTAGTCGCCGATGAAGTGCGCGCACTGGCGAATCGCACCCAAGATTCAACCAACGAAATCCAAAAAATCATCTCGGATATTCAAATGGGCGTAAACTCTGTGATGAAGAGTAATAGTCAAACACAGACTCAATCCGATGAATTACAAGCTAAAGCCCGTGAAGCAGGTAACGCTATGGCGGCAATTTTGCAGCTTATCGCCCATATCAGCGATATGAACACTCAGTTAGCCAGTGCGACCGAAGAGCAGTCTCTGGTTACAGAGGAGATCAACCGTAATATTTGTAATATTTCAGAATTAACGGAAGTGTCAGTCAAAGCCAATGAGAGTAATAGCCGTGCTGCACAGTCCTTACAGGATATCAGTCAGGATATGTCGTGCACCTTAGGCCAATTCAAAATTTAA
- a CDS encoding DUF3334 family protein, which translates to MTTNTIVTSDDILLKLCHSVAHVLSSTSASHVSHAGMVQSIARTRLKPDLGCFSIFDGGFSGLVVINFSAPAAIEIYRRYMLNMGMPEEELAFSHTSDEVGNVMGELMNQILGDFINKISKELQTSISQSQPKMLTINKELTISIDANLDDAVARRVSFKTENNHIFYLEFAMDKTEFIKLDEFEFDEEFDPDSLLEQHGVGANGNQGSDTPSPWSRMADKPAISQQHASMDADDLLDELGI; encoded by the coding sequence ATGACTACAAATACTATTGTGACTTCTGATGACATTCTATTGAAGTTATGTCACTCAGTTGCCCACGTGTTATCCAGCACCAGTGCCAGCCATGTGAGCCACGCGGGCATGGTGCAGAGCATTGCCCGTACCCGCTTAAAGCCTGATTTAGGCTGTTTTTCGATTTTTGATGGTGGCTTTTCGGGGTTGGTCGTGATCAACTTTTCTGCCCCAGCGGCCATCGAAATTTACCGCCGTTATATGCTCAATATGGGGATGCCGGAGGAAGAGCTTGCCTTCTCCCACACTTCCGATGAAGTGGGTAACGTGATGGGTGAGTTGATGAACCAAATCTTGGGTGACTTTATCAATAAGATTTCTAAGGAACTGCAAACCTCCATTAGTCAAAGTCAGCCAAAAATGTTAACGATAAACAAAGAGTTGACGATTTCAATCGATGCAAACTTAGACGATGCCGTCGCCAGACGCGTGTCCTTTAAAACTGAAAATAATCATATTTTCTACCTCGAATTTGCCATGGATAAGACTGAGTTTATCAAGCTGGATGAGTTTGAATTCGACGAAGAGTTCGATCCCGACAGCTTACTCGAGCAGCATGGTGTTGGTGCCAATGGCAATCAAGGTTCTGATACACCATCACCTTGGAGCCGTATGGCTGATAAACCTGCGATCAGTCAACAGCATGCCAGTATGGATGCCGATGATTTGCTCGATGAGTTAGGCATTTAA